AGCGCCGAGGCCACTCCCTCCAACGCCGTCCGCGCGACGCGGACCAGTTCGGCCAACTCGCCGAGGAAAGCCCGGTGTTCACTGCCAACGGTGCGTGACGTCGGTCGGCTCCCGTCGTTCTCGGCGCGCCGGGCCGCGCGGGCGGACCGCTCGACCACGCCGCGCGGTCGACCACCTCACCAGTGTCCCATCGAGGTCCACGGGGCCCCGGTGTCCGGAGGCCCGCAGGTCAGCGCTCGAGGGAGAGCCTGAGGAAGTGCGCCGAGCAGGAGATGCACGGATCGTGGTTGCGGATCGCCCGTTCGCTCAGCGTGGCCAGTTCGGTGTCCCCGGCGGGTGGACCGACGGCCAGGCGGGCGCGCACCGCGTGCTCCACGTCGGCTTCGATCGCTCCCTGGTTCTGCGCGGTCGGCGGTACCAGGACGGCATCGGTGACGGTTCCGTCGGCGGCCAGTGTGTAGCGGTGGTAGAGCAGGCCCCGCGGTGCCTCGGTCGCGCCGTGGCCGGTCGTGGCGCGGGCGGGGACCGGAGTGTACGGGCGTGGGGGCGCCCGGTACGCGTCGATGATCCGCATCGCCTCGTCGACCGCGTACAGCACCTCGATCGCCCGGATCACGATGCTGCGGTAGGGGTTGCGGCAGACAGCGCCGGTGCGGGGGTCGCCGAGGCCGCCGGCCACGGCGAGGTCCAGCAGTTCGGCCGGCAGTAGGTGTCCGCTCATCGCGAAGCGGGCGAGCGAGCCGGTCAGGTGCCGGCGGCCGTCGAGCCGGGAGTGCAGTGCCGTCGAGTAGGGCACCTGGTGCTCGACCACGTGCGCCGAGAACTCGGCGAGGGGGAAGGTGTTGACCGTCCCGCGCCGGTCGCCGTCCCCGCGCAGCACGGTGGGGGTGCCGGATTCGATGGCGTACCGGTCGGGTTCGGCGAGCGCGAAAAGGTCGGCGTCGCAGACCGCGTCGGGGAAGTCGAAGCCGCTCACCCAGCGGACTGCGGCGACGGCGTCCTCCCTTACCCGGCGCAGGAGTTCGGCCAGTGGCCGCAACTCGGCCCGGGTGGGTACCCGGTGGAAGCCGCCGAGCCGGACGTTGACCGGGTGGATGGCGCGGCCGCCGAGGAGCTCGACGATTGCGTTGCCGGCCTGTTTGATCCGCAGGCCGCGGGCGACGTCCTCGCGGTGGGTGCGGGCGAGTTCGATGGCGCTGTCGCATCCGTGGAAGTCGGGGGCGTGCAGCAGGTGGACGTGCAGGGCCTGGCTCTCGATCCACTCGCCGCAGTAGAGGAGCCGGCGCAGCGCGGCGACCTGGCCCTCGACGCGCACCCCGCAGGCGTCCTCGATCGCGCGGCAGGCGCTGAGCTGGTAGGCGACGGGGCAGATGCCGCAGATGCGGGAGGTGAGGTCGGGCGGCTCGGTGTGGGCTCGGCCGCGCAGGAACGCCTCGAAGAACCGGGGTGGTTCGTAGATCGCCAGTCTGGCTTCGGCGAGTTCGCCGTCGCGCAGCACCAGGTGGAGCGAGCCCTCGCCCTCGACGCGCCCGAGCGGGCCGAGGTGCAGCTCGCGGCTGTCCTCGTCGGTCATCCCTCCGCCTCCTCGGCGATCTGCCGCGCGGCGGTGTCGAACTCGGGGGCAGCGGTGTTGAAGGTGCGCAGCAACCGCACGCTGTCGGGGCCGGCCAGTCCGTCGCGGCGCAGCAGTGGGACGAAGGCGGGGAGGTTGGTGGAGTTCGACGGGCCGAAGCAGCCGTAGCAGCCACGGGCGTAGGCGGGGCAGAGTGCGCCGCATCCGGCGTGGGTGACCGGCCCCAGGCAGGGCGTGCCGTGGGCGACGGTCACGCACACGGTGCCGCGGCGCTTGCACTCGAAGCAGACGCTGTGCTTCGGCACGTCGGGGGTCCGGCCGGCCAGGTACGCGGTGATCACCTCGATCAGCTGCCCGCGGTCGATCGGGCAGCCCCGCAGTTCGAAGTCGACCGGGACGTGAGCGCTGATCGGGGTGGAGGTGGCGAGGGTGTCGATGTACTGCGGTTGTGCGTACACCACGGCCCGGTACTCGGCGACGTCGGCGGTGTTGCGCAGGGCCTGGACGCCGCCGGCGGTGGCGCAGGCGCCGATGGTGACCAGGTACCGGGACGCTGCCCGGACCTGCCGGATGAGCTCAGCGTCCTGCGCGGTGGTGATCGAGCCCTCGACCAGCGAGAGGTCGTACGGGCCCGGGGCCGGTGCGGTGGCCGCTTCCAGGAAGTGGCTGATCTCCAACCTCTGGGCAAGCTGGAGGAGTTCGTCCTCGCAGTCGAGCAGGGTGAGCTGACAGCCGTCGCAGGAGGCGAACTTCCACACCGCGAGCCGTGACCTGGTCATCTCACAACTCCCTTACTGCCAGCAGGTGTTCAGCCTGACTCCAGGTCACCACCGGGCCGTCGCGGCAGAGCAGCAGCGGGCCGAGCTGGCAGTGGCCGCAGTGGCCGGTGCCGCAGTGCATGGTGCGCTCCAGGGAGACGTGCATCCGGTCCGGGGCCAGCCCGTGGTGCACCAGCGCGCGGGCCGCCGCGCGGATCATCACTTCGGGCCCGCACAGGTAGGCGGTGGTGCGGGTCGGATCAACGGCGGCCCGGTCTAGCAGGGCGGTCACCACGCCGACCTCGCCGTGCCATTGCCGATCCGGGCGGTCGACCGTGGTGAGCACCCGGGCACCGGCCGTCCGCCAGCGGTCGAGGTCCTGGGGGTAGAGCAGGTCGGCGGGTGTGCGGGCGCCGACCAGGACCGCCACCTCGCCGGTGCGGTCGGACGCGGCGAGCTCCGACTCCACAAGCGGCCGCAGCGGCGCGAGGCCGATCCCTCCGGCGACCGCCAGGACGTCCGCGCCAGGTGTCCCGGGCAGCGTCCAGGAGGTGCCGAACGGTCCGCGCACGCCCAGCGTCTCCCCCGGACGCAGCCCGTGCAGCGCGCGTGAGACCGCGCCGACCGCACGGACGGTGTGAGTCAGCCGGTGGCCGTCGATCCCGCTGACCGAGAGCGGGATGTCACCGACGCCGAAGGCGTAGACCATCGCGAACTGGCCCGGTGCGAACGGCGGTAGCGCGTCCGTGACCGGCTCGAGGACGATGCTGGCCGTGTCCGCCGTTTCGGCCGTGCGCGCGGTGACCCGGTAGCGGACGGGCGGCGCGGCTGCGGGCGGCGCGCCCGTCACCGCGCGGGACCAGTCCCGGCGGCGCCCTGCCCGCCGCCGTAGAGGTCGAGCAGCCGGGTACGGGCGGCCCGAAGGCGCGGCCCGATCGCCCGCGCCCCGATCAGCTGCAGCAGCTCCAGACCGAACACCGGATCGTCGCTCATCGCCGCCCGC
The window above is part of the Kitasatospora sp. HUAS MG31 genome. Proteins encoded here:
- a CDS encoding Ni/Fe hydrogenase subunit alpha, with the protein product MTDEDSRELHLGPLGRVEGEGSLHLVLRDGELAEARLAIYEPPRFFEAFLRGRAHTEPPDLTSRICGICPVAYQLSACRAIEDACGVRVEGQVAALRRLLYCGEWIESQALHVHLLHAPDFHGCDSAIELARTHREDVARGLRIKQAGNAIVELLGGRAIHPVNVRLGGFHRVPTRAELRPLAELLRRVREDAVAAVRWVSGFDFPDAVCDADLFALAEPDRYAIESGTPTVLRGDGDRRGTVNTFPLAEFSAHVVEHQVPYSTALHSRLDGRRHLTGSLARFAMSGHLLPAELLDLAVAGGLGDPRTGAVCRNPYRSIVIRAIEVLYAVDEAMRIIDAYRAPPRPYTPVPARATTGHGATEAPRGLLYHRYTLAADGTVTDAVLVPPTAQNQGAIEADVEHAVRARLAVGPPAGDTELATLSERAIRNHDPCISCSAHFLRLSLER
- a CDS encoding oxidoreductase; translation: MTRSRLAVWKFASCDGCQLTLLDCEDELLQLAQRLEISHFLEAATAPAPGPYDLSLVEGSITTAQDAELIRQVRAASRYLVTIGACATAGGVQALRNTADVAEYRAVVYAQPQYIDTLATSTPISAHVPVDFELRGCPIDRGQLIEVITAYLAGRTPDVPKHSVCFECKRRGTVCVTVAHGTPCLGPVTHAGCGALCPAYARGCYGCFGPSNSTNLPAFVPLLRRDGLAGPDSVRLLRTFNTAAPEFDTAARQIAEEAEG
- a CDS encoding FAD/NAD(P)-binding protein, with amino-acid sequence MTGAPPAAAPPVRYRVTARTAETADTASIVLEPVTDALPPFAPGQFAMVYAFGVGDIPLSVSGIDGHRLTHTVRAVGAVSRALHGLRPGETLGVRGPFGTSWTLPGTPGADVLAVAGGIGLAPLRPLVESELAASDRTGEVAVLVGARTPADLLYPQDLDRWRTAGARVLTTVDRPDRQWHGEVGVVTALLDRAAVDPTRTTAYLCGPEVMIRAAARALVHHGLAPDRMHVSLERTMHCGTGHCGHCQLGPLLLCRDGPVVTWSQAEHLLAVREL